The sequence below is a genomic window from Lolium perenne isolate Kyuss_39 chromosome 7, Kyuss_2.0, whole genome shotgun sequence.
ATATTATTATATATGCATGCTATTTATAGTTAATATGACGACCTTTTGAATGTATTATGGGACATGCTATTTATAGATAATATGACGACCTTCTGGATATTTTATAGATAATATGACGACCTTTTAATGTATAACGGGAATATATATATTTACAATAAAAGTGCTAAGATCATGTGTATGTACATGGTTTTCGAAGTTAAGTGTTTGATTCTATATTGCATAAATGTCCTAAAAATGTGTTTCTCATTTTGTAAAGACATATTAGCCATCTAATATTTTCAATATGAAAGTGGAGTAAATCAATGCTATTCTTATCTGTGTTCTCATCAACTAATCTTAATTTATATGGACAATAATTATAAACATCAAATAAATCAGATGGAGTTACAAAATGCACATATGTCTATCCAGGATGAAAATTACTCTACAAACATATGCATCATCTCGTAACATGCTGGCCACTGGTCAGTGCCTCAAGAGGTGAGTAACACGGTGCACTTTTCAGTAGATAGTTAATTAAAACTGAGAAACTGTGTTCATTTAGCATCCGGCACACTTAGATAGTTCACTTACAGTTCATAATAACATACAACTTGACCTCTTGATTAGTACACAATAGGCTAATATAAGCTAGATGTCCCCGCTAAGGAGTCACCTAAACCATTCACTCAGTTATTGTTCAGTTGATCCAGGTAAGATTGATGAAACCTGCAAAAGATTGTAATAGCTAATTACACAAAAAGTTCAATAGCCGGTAATTTAAAAGGGTATGGTTTCCTTCAATTAATTAAGTTATGTGCAAGCTAGCTAGGTTTAGTACGTGGGTGGCAGTCTTCAATCTTTGCTGATAATACTGAAATCGAATTCTATTAATTTACTCTTTTGCATGTTGACGATCCAGTTCAAATATACTGTACTCtgttcaaaaatatatttttatatgcaCTTCATATTTTTTAACATTGCTAAAAAAAGGCATACATTGAGTATTAAATAAACAAGAAATACTGGTTCACATTAAATTCTACTAAGTACCACTATATCATACTTGTATAGTTGTATATTAGTATTTTGAGAGAAACAAGTACAGTACCCTATATGCAGAGTCGGGTCACAAACTGCAGAGTGAAATAGTTCCTGCTCGTTCGCTTGATTAGCCTGTCCACTAGACCCACTAGGTCCAACATCCTGGCAAGACATATGCAGCACATTTTCTGCACTAGTTTCTTGTATCtggtacaaaaaaaaaaaagatataaaAGTTGAAAACACACATATAGAGCTCACCCTTTCTTTGAACATATAGCGACCTTAGCCATTAATTTACGGTTTCGAAAAAAACTATATTTTCAGAACAAATATATTACTTCTTTTAACTATTCTGCTACTTTTCGTGGTTCAGCCTTAATTAGTGCATTAGCATTAACAAGCatatacacatattcaaacatctGTTGAAAGGGAAAGCCATTATACTAATTATGCACTGTCTCTGTAGGAAAATAAATTACTATTTATAACATATTTTTAGTTGTACTATCTTCTTAAGATAGTCAAGAGAAACTAGATAATTAACAATTAATAGAGCTAACCGAATAAAATATACCAGCCAGTGCTAACTTTCGctatattttttttctatttttcatcGATTGAAGCTTCTACATATTTTGTATGGAACTACTGGATCTGCCCAAATGAGGATTAGCCAAACGAATATGTGTATGAATGGCACATAATACTGTGTTACCTTCCTTCTTAAGTCTTTGTTAACATCTTGCAGTTGTTGTTCCTGCACAATTTTTTGGTTAATTATTCTGGCTTCTACATATTTGAAGAAAGATGTAAACACCAAAGCAAGGCAAATTAAAAAGATGCAGGTGTTACCTTACGCTTGAGCTCAAAGAGCTGATCAAGTGACTGCTGGCTCTGTACATATTTAGACAGAAATTGACAGTCAGAAACTTACGACCATATTTGTATGTAAGATGTTATAGCTTTAACATTTATATATACTCCACTATTATATAGTGCATATATCTGTATATATTCCGGACCCTTTGAAGTGTGAAGGTCATAACCACACACAGTTTATACATAAATATATGGTCAATAAACTTCGTTACATCTTACCTTTGTCGACCTTATATTTTTGAGAGATATCTCAATTTGGTTCTCAAGTTGCTCAAGCTCCTTAATGCTAAGTGGGCCCAAGTCTTCACCAAGAAGATTTCTGTAGCGACCAATTAGGCACTCCTGGTAACTAATTAATGGCATAGTTTACCCAACATTTTGTTTAGTTTGTTAGAGACTACATACCTCTGAGTTGTCTGTAGGAACTCAACTCTTGTCTTCATCTTTAAATACTCTTGGTAATTGCTCTAGTTTTAATAAGAGAATATGAACAGTACACTGATTAATCAAGGGAAATCATGATTATACTATAGAGCTACATTATACACAAAAGGTATATATGTAAGTGTTTATAAGGTTATTGTAACTTGCTAGGAGACAGTGGGTAACACTGGAAATAAGTGGGCATGTCATACTATagtattcttttttttttgtcaTACTATAGTATTCTTTTACAGCAAGGCATACCGTAGTAAGATACTGCAGTTTACACACATATCCAATTTGATAGAACTGTGTTTGTCTATTCATACTTGATTCACCACGACCCATGAGATTAGATTAAGAATATTTCTATCACCAGATTGCCATCATCGATCCTGACCATGAAATAAAAGTGCAACCAAGCCCCCATAGTTCATAATGTATTTTAGATCACcccctttatttgttattttctcTAAAAAAATCTGCAAAGCTTCATACTGTACATGAAATGCGTACGAAATAGTAGTGTTGAAGAGGTATTACTAATTCAGTCTCCGGAGTTGCTGTTGCTTTGGAGTTGTAGTTGCAGCTGCGGTACCTCTCAAGCGTCTTATACATGCTGTTGGCACAACACAAGAAAAAATGATTATGTAATGGATTTTAGCAATAAAACAAAATCTGGAAAATATGTAACCTAAACATCGTGCAGCTTATTTATTGGttgtactctctctctctctctctctctctctctctctctctctctctctctctctgtgtgtGTATCTTCCCCATAGGAATTATGCAGGCTTTCTATCCATAGGATTTTTTCTGCAGAGATCTATTATGCAAAAGTAATGAGATCAAAATGCGGTCTACATACTTGTAAAATACATCGATGAATATTTTCATTTGTCTATGCACAGAAAGCAAATGTGTGTATCTATAACAGCAACAAGTGCATCTATTATAGATCCACGTAGTTGTCAATTTGGGTAGCGCGCATATTAACATATTTCATCATGAAATTTTACAAGCACCTagtttatcatctatatctttttATGCAAAAGAAAATAAGATCGTTTTGACTTTTGAAACACTGAAGTGGGTTTTTTAGCAATCTTTTTTAGAATTGGATCATTTTGTGATGTCCGTTTCCACAACAATTCCATTAGATTTCTACCAAGAGGTTACACTAGCAAGAACTTCACCCTGCAGCTGGGGTCAAGTTCGCGGATTGGTGGGACACAACTATCCGTGCTTCCCAGCGACCTCACGCAAGGGCACTTTCTCGGCGATTATGCTTGCAGCTTGGTGGTTACGGAAGCAGTGTAACGCAGTCATCTTCGATGGCAGGCAGCCTGATCTCAGTGGCTTGATCGACATGACAAAAGCGGAGGCCAAATTGTGGGCAACAGCCAGAGCTTCAGGTCTAGCGGCGCTGCTCCCCCTGGCTTAGTGTGTAGGTGCTGTACCCAAATGTTGCCTATATGTAGGCTTGTATCATAATCTTTCAATCAATGAATCAAAATGCAAAgtttttgcgttttctcgaaaaaaaactTAGACTTCAACGGGAATTTTATTTGCCTTTTGCACATGAACCTGCACATAATCTCTCTTCATACGCAAATTTCCGATGAAGTATTCCAAGAGCTTGCCCTGTTTGAATTTTTAGTTTTCGAAATCCTGAAATCAAAATCCTACATTTTCTTATTCCTTTGTTTTATGCTCCTCCTGTATCAAAGAGGCCTAGGTCTAGAAGCGCGCACCTACCTAACTGTACCATTTTTAGACTAAAGTTGGATATAATGTATAAATATGCAACTAATTATCTATTTGATAAATGGTCAATGTTCGGGATCATAAAGGTAGGAATACCCATTTCGAAAGTGCCTGGTATATAAATATCATAAAGGTTCTTTACATGTTTTTCTTTCAGCAGGGAGGGTTCTCTCCTTAATCTTGAACAATTGTTTAGGTAATGATATATATTTTACTTCAACTAGCATCTACTACGAAAAGATGGTGTTACGACCGCCAATGCTTCTTTAGCCATTAGTTTTTGTAGTACCATGGTAATTAGAAAAATATGAGACCTTAATATACGAAAATATTTTTCATAGCAAACCTGATGATATTATtaagaattatggaatggagggagtagctATTATTGTATCTAGCCAAAGTTAATTAAGTTCGGTTGCACATAAGTTTACCTTCAAATATGTTCCAAGCCTAATATTATGAAAGTATTGTAAGAAATCTAAGCACATATATGAACTTCACACATCAATTAAATCATTTCCAAGGATGTCAGTGGTAAAACGTTACATTTTGAATAAAACTGCACCTAAATGGACAGAGTACTCACAAAATGGGAACCATTTTGAGAACAGAACTTAAATTTGACAccagagtttttttttttttttgcctcttGTATTTAGCCGCATGGCATCTTGTAGGGGGTATATTTTCCAGCCTGCTGAATCCAATTAATCCGCTCTGACCGACTCGATCCATGTCCTTGTTCTTGCATACGATTATGACATGATGACGCATGCTCAAAGCACAAAGCCCAACATTCCGGAGGACATCACTCTACCACGGTACGTACGTACTACGCGGTGTGTACAACgcaaagcagcagcagcagcagcctctCAACGCATTTCACGTTTGCTTCCTGCTGTTGCCTCTAAATTGGCCGGTGGACTGGACGGTCGATGCTACTCCAGTACTTGAGCTGTCTGTCAAATCTCTACGGCTATCGGTGGACTCACATGCGAAGAACAACATGGGATGACAGGATAACCCATGACGAGCACATCATGCATAACGTTTTTTCAATTATTTTCCTCTCTCCAGTAGTACTAGTAGCTGGCTCCCCTCTGCCGTGGCCGCGTGCACGTACGGTGCCTGCTTAGCAACCCAGCCAAGAGGTAGAGAGAGAAAGAGTTTGGAGACTAGAGAGAGGCCTCAATGGAACAGTAGAATAGGGGGGAATGGCTAGTTCCCAATGGAACAGTAGAATCTAGTGAAACAACACATACCATGTAGCTTGGACAGACAGATAGATCTATCAAGAACTCGATTCCCAATGGAGCAGTAAATAAGTAATCAATGCATAACCGGTAGTGCTTTGCTAAGATTTTGCTTAGTATTGCTTCAAGCATAAAGATGCAACTGAACTCCCAAAGTACTTGCTCGATTCCCCCAGAAGAGAGAGAAAAATGTTTGTGTTTGTGCGGATCTTCTCCTTAGGTGGATTGTTTAGTGCAGATCTGAAGAGCGCAAGACTAGATCCGCAAAATTAAGGCTCCGACTTGGTTGAATTCATGGAATTTAGTTTGTATGGAGTAGTAGAGAGTTTCGTATTGCTCTGATCTATGCACATGCTGTTAACAACACAGAGAGAGCAAATAGTCCAGAGTCCTCTAGCCTACAGATATAGGAACTTGGATATTATCAACTGCATCTTATAGCGACTGAAACTCACATAATAAACACCAAAAGAGGAAAGGCAAACCACCCCCAGCTGATGTATGACGGAAAGACCCAACAAATCTTTCCCCAAAACAGCAAAAGAGATAAGAGGAGCTAACATCTAGGTGTAGTAGCTAGCCTCTGCAGATGCATGCAATTGCAACGCCGCATGCAAGAAATCGATCTTCCcgaaacaaacaaaaacaaatccCCAAAGAAGAAATGCTTCAGATAAAAAAATCTGCATAAATCAGTACCAACATACTAGTGACAAAAGAAACTTGCAATTAACGGAACTTGAATCGGACATTGCTAGGGCAAAAATGTGCATTGAAACTAGCTGGCCCGAAACTAATTTACAGGGCCGGGGATATAGGTATTTACCATGATGAGGTAGAGAACTCAAAGAGGCGGCCGCGGGTGGAGAAGATGATGAGGGCGACCTCGGCGTCACAGAGCACCGACAGCTCGTACGCCTTCTTGAGCAGCCCGTTCCGGCGCTTGGCAAACGTCACCTGCCGGCTGATCTTGTTGTCGATCCGCTTCAGCTCAACCTTACCACGACCCATCCTTCCTTCCTAGCTGCTTGCCGGCCAGCCCTTTCGCCTGACCTAGTCTCTCTCTAGATCTCTCTCTTCTTCTCCCTGCTCCTTCTCCCTACTCAGATAGCACTACCAAGCCGAGGACTAGCAGTGCTACTTTCCCTCTCTTTATGATATGCTAAGATGGATGGATGAGTAGATGGATGTAAATTAGTGTGGTTGCTACCCTACACATGCACGTACGGTACGTCTATCTGTCTTGGGGTTGCTCCTTCCCTTTCACCTCTGTCTTGGGGTACGTAGATGCTCTAAGATTTTGTGTAGCCGTTTGATTTCCCAAGTGAGATCAAAACGAAAAAGAGTCTACGTATATGAGTTTGAGCCAACAATTTGACCTGCATTTTTTTTTGTTACACTTCGGCCCTTATTTTGCAGATTATAGCCCACTTGGCACGTGGGTCGGGCCCACCCGGCCCTAGGCTAGGTGGGTTCCCCCCTTGGAACTTTCCGGTACAACCGACTTTCCGGAACCATTCCGATACTTCCCATATATGTTCCTATGGGGTTTTTGCCCTTCCGAGTCCAACCGTGATATCCCCGAATCCATTCGGGACACCGAAAATACTGCACTTGACATCTCTCTATCCTAGCAACGTCGAATCTTAAGTGTTTAACCCTACAGATTCGCGATTATGCGGACATGACTATGTACATAGCTAATGGTTAATagagggatctagagatccatattaactcccacatattcaacaatcatCTTATCTAGTGAACCACTTATGTCATTCATATATAATTCCCATGTCCTGCGATATCTTAGTTATCCGAGATTTGATCGTTGATACCTTTCATACATTGTCCTTATCTCGTTACTGGTAAGTACTCTTTTCTCATCATAATAGCGCACCCTCATGTGACCTATTCACGGGATTGCAAGAAATTGAGTGTGTATTACCAAGAGGGCCAGAGAATATCTTTCCGTTACTTGGATTgaaaaatcccactcttgataacATACAACACAACAAGTATCTTATATAATGCATGAGAGATAGCTTTATGATCACCCAATAACGAAGTGACGTTTGCAACAAGTTATGAATTCTTCCAATACTCGAGAGTTGTATAATCTTATGGTCAAAGGAATAGTATAGATGATAACGGAAAAGTTTCGCAATTAGATCCATGTAACGTGGTCAATTGCTATGCTTTGATTAGGTCAAGTCCATCATATTATTCTCCTTAATAATATGACCTCGTTAATAAGTGAAACTATGTCCATGTCTATGAAAACCAATAACCAACATTTATTTCATGAACTAGTATAGATGCATACTAGGGACATATGtattattgttggagatatgcccaagaggcaataataaaagtggttattatatatctttgtgtttatgataaatgtttatataccatgctataattgtattaaccgaaacattgatacatgtgtgttatgtaaacaacaatgagtccctagtaagcctcttaactaacttgttgattaatagatgattatagtttcataatcatgaacattggatgttattaataacaaggttatatcattatatgaatgatgtaatggacacacccaattaagcgtagcataagatcacgtcattaagttatttgctataagctttcgttacatagttacctagtcctttcgaccatgagatcatgtaaatcacttataccggaaaggtactttgattacatcaaacgccactgcataaatgggtggttataaaggtgggattaagtatccggaaagtatgagttgaggcatatggatcaacagtgggatttgtccatcccgatgacggatagatatactttggctctctcggtggaatgtcgtctaaattagcttgcaagcatatgaatggttcataagagaccacataccacagtacgagtaaagagtacttgtcaggagacgaggttgaacaaggtatagagataccgatgatcaaacctcggacaagtaaaatatcgcgtgacaaagggaattggtatcgtatgtgaatggttcattcgatcactaagtcatcgttgaatatgtgggagccattatggatctccagatcccgctattggttattggtcggagagaggtctcaactatgtctacatagttcgcgaaccgtagggtgacacacttaaggtttgatgtcgtattagtagatattgaatatggaatggagttcgaagttttgttcggagtctcggatgggatcccagacatcacgaggagtttcggaatggtccggagaataagattcatatataggaagtcattttataagtttaaaaatgatccggtgcatttatggaaggttctagaaaagtccggaagaaatcactttagaaggcggagtcccggagggactccacctcccatggccggccaaccctagagggttggagtcccaggtggactccaccaagggggccggccacccccctcatggaagggtgggagtcccacttgaggtgggaatcccaccttgggtaggtttccctacacatggaaggttttgagttggggtcttattcgaaga
It includes:
- the LOC127318109 gene encoding MADS-box transcription factor 5, giving the protein MGRGKVELKRIDNKISRQVTFAKRRNGLLKKAYELSVLCDAEVALIIFSTRGRLFEFSTSSCMYKTLERYRSCNYNSKATATPETELSNYQEYLKMKTRVEFLQTTQRNLLGEDLGPLSIKELEQLENQIEISLKNIRSTKSQQSLDQLFELKRKEQQLQDVNKDLRRKIQETSAENVLHMSCQDVGPSGSSGQANQANEQELFHSAVCDPTLHIGFHQSYLDQLNNN